In one Siniperca chuatsi isolate FFG_IHB_CAS linkage group LG14, ASM2008510v1, whole genome shotgun sequence genomic region, the following are encoded:
- the LOC122888272 gene encoding platelet-derived growth factor receptor beta-like isoform X2, whose translation MMASIRGRTGSLNVLHFLLGVFLVPPEGGVSLELLPSSSEVLINSNSNFTVVCSGWSQVMWRLPQGSQVDGVVVENQGSSSVLQLFNATWRNSGRYNCEEASSYQSREIDIFIPGQGPEEWFVQLGPSVVMKETEEDTIPCVVSDPRLNVSLYERPGRTPVTGTAYEPGRGFTGRLNDTSYVCLAARGNEERESQVYYVFSIVVPKVMEVDLTVSSTVLKQGEVLTVNCTVKDTEMFFFSWDFPRRQEIEPLTDFLPNRSRSFINISMATVADSDRGYVYLWPSGETNVSSLLHHTVEFSVEVDAYPTPTVLWTKDNQTVATETTSVTTTHLTGSRYMSTLTLVRVQMDQTGSYTVTVSNNDDVEEVIFNLEVKAPPRITSLSEVGSKAVLCVSEGAPPPSVTWYTCHSSHRCSNLTGGWRSLSAALEGGALQENITEVEERGVTQVRSVLTLQSLISLSAVRCEAKNSAGRRARDLRILSNSLLSQVVVLAAVLVLVIIAVIFLIILILLWRKKPRYEVCWKVIESVSPDGQRYTYLDPAHLPYNSTWEVPRDNVVLGQVLGSGAFGRVVEGTVSGLLHSHSTTKVAVKVVKPSSVAVQSLMSELKVLVHLGPHLNVVNLLGACTRGGPVYLITEFCRHGDLVNYLQRNKHTFLQSDTHTKSDSDGGYMDMNKEERIQFEAMKELSYAEIEPAVCEMPYTPPDQQEASLLLSDSPLLTPNDLLSFSFQVSQAMDFLSSRNCVHRDLAARNVLVCEGKLVKICDFSLARDLMKDQDYIARGNSFLPVKWMSPESIFQNIYSSQSDVWSYGVLLWEIFSLGGSPYPDLPMTQEFYSALKRGYRMSRPDHAPHNIFDLMKLCWEEKPQSRPSFSSLVVSVGNMLTDDYKKCYLQLTENFLKGENPAVVRSRLSPCAAAGDQTDGSPAPQVNVHLLEAEPEEAGPSHGTYIIPIHDITIETSSGAALDAVSPQLSESQDTPGAQEVTSSEDRQEAEEATDASCRREEEEESCL comes from the exons ATGATGGCGTCCATCAGAGGACGAACAGGAAGTCTGAACGTGCTGCACTTCCTGCTGG gtgtgtTCCTGGTTCCTCCTGAAGGGGGTGTCAGTCTGGAGCTGCTGCCTTCATCCTCTGAAGTTCTGATCAACTCAAACTCCAACTTCACTGTG gtgtgttCGGGATGGAGCCAGGTGATGTGGCGGTTACCTCAGGGCTCTCAGGTGGATGGGGTTGTTGTGGAGAATCAGGGGTCCAGCAGCGTCCTGCAACTCTTTAATGCCACCTGGAGGAATTCTGGGAGATACAACTGTGAGGAGGCGTCGTCCTATCAGAGCAGAGAGATTGATATCTTCATACCTGGTCAAG GTCCGGAGGAATGGTTCGTCCAGCTGGGTCCAAGTGTGGTGATGAAGGAGACGGAGGAAGATACCATCCCCTGCGTGGTGTCCGACCCACGGCTCAACGTCTCGCTGTACGAACGTCCCGGTAGGACACCGGTTACCGGGACAGCGTACGAGCCGGGCCGCGGCTTCACGGGTCGTCTGAATGACACATCATACGTGTGCTTGGCCGCCCGCggaaatgaggagagagagtcACAGGTGTACTATGTCTTCAGCATCGTAG ttcCTAAAGTGATGGAGGTGGATCTGACAGTGTCCAGCACTGTGTTGAAGCAGGGCGAGGTTCTCACTGTAAACTGCACCGTCAAAGACACTGAGATGTTCTTCTTCTCCTGGGACTTCCCCCGCAGACAG GAAATCGAGCCTCTGACAGACTTTCTACCCAACCGCAGCCGCTCCTTCATTAACATCTCCATGGCTACGGTGGCAGATTCTG atcGAGGTTACGTCTACCTGTGGCCTTCAGGTGAGACCAACGTGTCGTCTCTCCTCCATCACACAGTGGAGTTCAGCGTGGAGGTCGACGCCTACCCCACCCCCACCGTCCTGTGGACCAAAGACAACCAGACCGTTGCCACGGAAACCACCTCTGTCACCACCACACACCTGACAGGAAGCAG GTATATGAGCACGCTGACGCTGGTTCGAGTCCAGATGGATCAGACAGGAAGTTACACTGTGACCGTTTCTAACAACGATGACGTCGAGGAGGTCATCTTCAACCTGGAGGTCAAag cgcccccCAGGATCACGTCTCTGTCGGAGGTCGGCAGTAAGGCCGTGCTTTGTGTCAGCGAGGGAGCTCCACCCCCTTCTGTCACCTGGTACACCTGTCACAGCTCACACAG GTGCAGTAATTTGACGGGCGGCTGGAGGAGCCTATCAGCAGCCTTGGAGGGCGGGGCTCTGCAGGAGAACATCACTGAGGTGGAAGAGAGAGGTGTAACCCAG GTACGCAGTGTGTTGACTCTGCAGAGTCTAATTTCTCTGTCAGCTGTTCGCTGTGAGGCCAAAAACTCTGCAGGACGACGAGCCAGAGACCTCCGAATACTGTCTAATT CTCTCCTGTCTCAGGTTGTAGTCTTGGCAGCAGTTCTGGTTCTGGTCATCATCGCCgtcatcttcctcatcatcctcatcctcctctggaGAAAA AAACCTCGTTATGAAGTTTGTTGGAAGGTAATTGAGTCTGTGAGTCCTGACGGACAGCGGTACACCTACCTTGACCCCGCCCACCTGCCATACAACTCCACCTGGGAAGTACCACGCGACAACGTAGTACTAG gTCAGGTGTTGGGTTCAGGTGCGTTCGGTCGTGTCGTTGAGGGGACCGTCTCTGGTCTGCTTCACTCTCATTCTACAACTAAAGTGGCCGTCAAAGTGGTCAAAC ccaGCAGCGTTGCGGTTCAGTCTCTGATGTCGGAGTTGAAGGTTTTGGTTCATCTCGGTCCTCACCTGAATGTCGTCAACCTGCTGGGAGCGTGCACGAGGGGAG gtCCTGTCTACCTGATCACTGAGTTCTGTCGTCATGGAGACCTGGTGAACTACCTGCAAAGGAACAAACACACCTTCTTacagagtgacacacacaccaagag TGACAGTGATGGAGGTTATATGGACATGAATAAGGAGGAGCGCATTCAGTTCGAAGCCATGAAGGAGCTCAGCTACGCAGAAATCGAACCTGCGGTGTGTGAGATGCCGTACACACCACCAG ACCAGCAGGAGGCGTCTCTCCTCCTCAGtgactctcctctcctcactccCAACGACCTCCTCAGCTTTTCCTTCCAGGTCTCTCAGGCCATGGACTTCCTCTCCTCCAGAAAC TGTGTCCACAGAGACCTGGCAGCGAGGAACGTCCTGGTCTGTGAGGGGAAGCTTGTGAAGATCTGTGACTTCAGTCTGGCCAGAGATCTGATGAAGGACCAGGACTACATCGCCAGAGGAAAT AGCTTTCTGCCAGTGAAGTGGATGTCTCCAGAGAGTATTTTCCAGAACATTTACAGCTCTCAGAGTGATGTCTGGTCCTACGGAGTCTTACTGTGGGAGATCTTCTCTCTGG GTGGGAGCCCGTACCCCGACCTCCCCATGACCCAGGAGTTTTACTCTGCTCTGAAGAGAGGATACAGAATGAGCCGACCCGACCACGCTCCTCACAACAT TTTTGATCTGATGAAACTGTGTTGGGAGGAGAAACCTCAGTCCAGACCTTCTTTCTCCTCATTGGTCGTTTCCGTGGGCAACATGTTAACTGATGACTACAAAAAG tgttacCTCCAGCTGACTGAAAACTTCCTGAAAGGTGAAAATCCAGCTGTTGTTCGATCCAGACTGAGTCCATGTGCAGCTGCTGGAGATCAGACTGATG GAAGTCCTGCCCCTCAGGTGAACGTTCACCTTTTGGAGGCGGAGCCAGAGGAGGCAGGCCCCTCCCACGGCACTTACATCATACCCATCCATGACATCACCATAGAAACAAGCAGCGGTGCTGCGCTGGACGCAGTCAG CCCTCAGCTGTCAGAGTCTCAGGACACACCAGGagcacaggaagtgacatcatcagaggacagacaggaggctgAGGAGGCTACTGATGCGTCCTGCAGacgtgaggaagaggaggagagctgCCTGTGA
- the LOC122888272 gene encoding platelet-derived growth factor receptor beta-like isoform X1, giving the protein MMASIRGRTGSLNVLHFLLGVFLVPPEGGVSLELLPSSSEVLINSNSNFTVVCSGWSQVMWRLPQGSQVDGVVVENQGSSSVLQLFNATWRNSGRYNCEEASSYQSREIDIFIPGQGPEEWFVQLGPSVVMKETEEDTIPCVVSDPRLNVSLYERPGRTPVTGTAYEPGRGFTGRLNDTSYVCLAARGNEERESQVYYVFSIVVPKVMEVDLTVSSTVLKQGEVLTVNCTVKDTEMFFFSWDFPRRQEIEPLTDFLPNRSRSFINISMATVADSGVYVCAVQETKQGKTVVKNITVTVLDRGYVYLWPSGETNVSSLLHHTVEFSVEVDAYPTPTVLWTKDNQTVATETTSVTTTHLTGSRYMSTLTLVRVQMDQTGSYTVTVSNNDDVEEVIFNLEVKAPPRITSLSEVGSKAVLCVSEGAPPPSVTWYTCHSSHRCSNLTGGWRSLSAALEGGALQENITEVEERGVTQVRSVLTLQSLISLSAVRCEAKNSAGRRARDLRILSNSLLSQVVVLAAVLVLVIIAVIFLIILILLWRKKPRYEVCWKVIESVSPDGQRYTYLDPAHLPYNSTWEVPRDNVVLGQVLGSGAFGRVVEGTVSGLLHSHSTTKVAVKVVKPSSVAVQSLMSELKVLVHLGPHLNVVNLLGACTRGGPVYLITEFCRHGDLVNYLQRNKHTFLQSDTHTKSDSDGGYMDMNKEERIQFEAMKELSYAEIEPAVCEMPYTPPDQQEASLLLSDSPLLTPNDLLSFSFQVSQAMDFLSSRNCVHRDLAARNVLVCEGKLVKICDFSLARDLMKDQDYIARGNSFLPVKWMSPESIFQNIYSSQSDVWSYGVLLWEIFSLGGSPYPDLPMTQEFYSALKRGYRMSRPDHAPHNIFDLMKLCWEEKPQSRPSFSSLVVSVGNMLTDDYKKCYLQLTENFLKGENPAVVRSRLSPCAAAGDQTDGSPAPQVNVHLLEAEPEEAGPSHGTYIIPIHDITIETSSGAALDAVSPQLSESQDTPGAQEVTSSEDRQEAEEATDASCRREEEEESCL; this is encoded by the exons ATGATGGCGTCCATCAGAGGACGAACAGGAAGTCTGAACGTGCTGCACTTCCTGCTGG gtgtgtTCCTGGTTCCTCCTGAAGGGGGTGTCAGTCTGGAGCTGCTGCCTTCATCCTCTGAAGTTCTGATCAACTCAAACTCCAACTTCACTGTG gtgtgttCGGGATGGAGCCAGGTGATGTGGCGGTTACCTCAGGGCTCTCAGGTGGATGGGGTTGTTGTGGAGAATCAGGGGTCCAGCAGCGTCCTGCAACTCTTTAATGCCACCTGGAGGAATTCTGGGAGATACAACTGTGAGGAGGCGTCGTCCTATCAGAGCAGAGAGATTGATATCTTCATACCTGGTCAAG GTCCGGAGGAATGGTTCGTCCAGCTGGGTCCAAGTGTGGTGATGAAGGAGACGGAGGAAGATACCATCCCCTGCGTGGTGTCCGACCCACGGCTCAACGTCTCGCTGTACGAACGTCCCGGTAGGACACCGGTTACCGGGACAGCGTACGAGCCGGGCCGCGGCTTCACGGGTCGTCTGAATGACACATCATACGTGTGCTTGGCCGCCCGCggaaatgaggagagagagtcACAGGTGTACTATGTCTTCAGCATCGTAG ttcCTAAAGTGATGGAGGTGGATCTGACAGTGTCCAGCACTGTGTTGAAGCAGGGCGAGGTTCTCACTGTAAACTGCACCGTCAAAGACACTGAGATGTTCTTCTTCTCCTGGGACTTCCCCCGCAGACAG GAAATCGAGCCTCTGACAGACTTTCTACCCAACCGCAGCCGCTCCTTCATTAACATCTCCATGGCTACGGTGGCAGATTCTG gtgtgtatgtgtgtgcagtgcagGAGACAAAGCAGGGAAAAACTGTGGtgaaaaacatcacagttaCAGTACTgg atcGAGGTTACGTCTACCTGTGGCCTTCAGGTGAGACCAACGTGTCGTCTCTCCTCCATCACACAGTGGAGTTCAGCGTGGAGGTCGACGCCTACCCCACCCCCACCGTCCTGTGGACCAAAGACAACCAGACCGTTGCCACGGAAACCACCTCTGTCACCACCACACACCTGACAGGAAGCAG GTATATGAGCACGCTGACGCTGGTTCGAGTCCAGATGGATCAGACAGGAAGTTACACTGTGACCGTTTCTAACAACGATGACGTCGAGGAGGTCATCTTCAACCTGGAGGTCAAag cgcccccCAGGATCACGTCTCTGTCGGAGGTCGGCAGTAAGGCCGTGCTTTGTGTCAGCGAGGGAGCTCCACCCCCTTCTGTCACCTGGTACACCTGTCACAGCTCACACAG GTGCAGTAATTTGACGGGCGGCTGGAGGAGCCTATCAGCAGCCTTGGAGGGCGGGGCTCTGCAGGAGAACATCACTGAGGTGGAAGAGAGAGGTGTAACCCAG GTACGCAGTGTGTTGACTCTGCAGAGTCTAATTTCTCTGTCAGCTGTTCGCTGTGAGGCCAAAAACTCTGCAGGACGACGAGCCAGAGACCTCCGAATACTGTCTAATT CTCTCCTGTCTCAGGTTGTAGTCTTGGCAGCAGTTCTGGTTCTGGTCATCATCGCCgtcatcttcctcatcatcctcatcctcctctggaGAAAA AAACCTCGTTATGAAGTTTGTTGGAAGGTAATTGAGTCTGTGAGTCCTGACGGACAGCGGTACACCTACCTTGACCCCGCCCACCTGCCATACAACTCCACCTGGGAAGTACCACGCGACAACGTAGTACTAG gTCAGGTGTTGGGTTCAGGTGCGTTCGGTCGTGTCGTTGAGGGGACCGTCTCTGGTCTGCTTCACTCTCATTCTACAACTAAAGTGGCCGTCAAAGTGGTCAAAC ccaGCAGCGTTGCGGTTCAGTCTCTGATGTCGGAGTTGAAGGTTTTGGTTCATCTCGGTCCTCACCTGAATGTCGTCAACCTGCTGGGAGCGTGCACGAGGGGAG gtCCTGTCTACCTGATCACTGAGTTCTGTCGTCATGGAGACCTGGTGAACTACCTGCAAAGGAACAAACACACCTTCTTacagagtgacacacacaccaagag TGACAGTGATGGAGGTTATATGGACATGAATAAGGAGGAGCGCATTCAGTTCGAAGCCATGAAGGAGCTCAGCTACGCAGAAATCGAACCTGCGGTGTGTGAGATGCCGTACACACCACCAG ACCAGCAGGAGGCGTCTCTCCTCCTCAGtgactctcctctcctcactccCAACGACCTCCTCAGCTTTTCCTTCCAGGTCTCTCAGGCCATGGACTTCCTCTCCTCCAGAAAC TGTGTCCACAGAGACCTGGCAGCGAGGAACGTCCTGGTCTGTGAGGGGAAGCTTGTGAAGATCTGTGACTTCAGTCTGGCCAGAGATCTGATGAAGGACCAGGACTACATCGCCAGAGGAAAT AGCTTTCTGCCAGTGAAGTGGATGTCTCCAGAGAGTATTTTCCAGAACATTTACAGCTCTCAGAGTGATGTCTGGTCCTACGGAGTCTTACTGTGGGAGATCTTCTCTCTGG GTGGGAGCCCGTACCCCGACCTCCCCATGACCCAGGAGTTTTACTCTGCTCTGAAGAGAGGATACAGAATGAGCCGACCCGACCACGCTCCTCACAACAT TTTTGATCTGATGAAACTGTGTTGGGAGGAGAAACCTCAGTCCAGACCTTCTTTCTCCTCATTGGTCGTTTCCGTGGGCAACATGTTAACTGATGACTACAAAAAG tgttacCTCCAGCTGACTGAAAACTTCCTGAAAGGTGAAAATCCAGCTGTTGTTCGATCCAGACTGAGTCCATGTGCAGCTGCTGGAGATCAGACTGATG GAAGTCCTGCCCCTCAGGTGAACGTTCACCTTTTGGAGGCGGAGCCAGAGGAGGCAGGCCCCTCCCACGGCACTTACATCATACCCATCCATGACATCACCATAGAAACAAGCAGCGGTGCTGCGCTGGACGCAGTCAG CCCTCAGCTGTCAGAGTCTCAGGACACACCAGGagcacaggaagtgacatcatcagaggacagacaggaggctgAGGAGGCTACTGATGCGTCCTGCAGacgtgaggaagaggaggagagctgCCTGTGA